Within the Novosphingobium pentaromativorans US6-1 genome, the region GCAGTTCGTCGCCTTCCAGTTGGCGGTAGAAGCAGCTGCGCGCGCCCGTATGGCAAGCCGGGCCCTCCGGCTTGACCACCAGCATGAGCGCATCCTGATCGCAATCGACCCGCATTTCCTGCACCCGCAGGAAGTGTCCGGAAGTCTCTCCCTTGAGCCAAAGCTTGCCGCGTGAGCGCGAATGGAAGTGCGCAAGGCCCGTTTCGCGGGTCTTGGCCAGCGCTTCCTCGTCCATGTACGCAACCATGAGTATCTCGCGGCTGACCGAGTCGACGGCAATGGCAATCAGCAGTCCATGCGCATCGAACTTCGGCAGGAAAGCGGTTCCCAGTTCGCGTTCGGCGCTTGAGACGTCTGACATGCGGTAGATTTCCTTTTCGACCTGTTCAACGCAGTGAATGTTGCACGATAACCACAGATGATGGTCAAAATCCACGTATTGCCGGAAATGCACTTTCCAAGATCGGCGTTTCGTAGGAATTTGAGATCCGCATCTGGGGGGCTGCTTCTGACCCAAAGGTCGCTGACAGACAAGCGCCACGGTTCAGGGAACCAAGTTGAGGGATCGGACCAAGCGGCGTGCAGGGGCGCCGCTGAACCGGATAACGGGGTCCACGAGTTTCGTCACGAGGGCGCCCGGAGCTGACCGCTCCGGGCGTTTTCGTATGGTCCCGCTGCTGGTCAGGTCAAGTCCAGCGCTTCATCCAGGACCCGCGCGAAGCAGGCGATCACCACTTTTCCGGCTCCGGCGCGCTTGAGCGTGGAGACGCAGGCATCACTTGTCGCCCCGCTGGTCATGACGTCGTCAACCAGAACGATCTTCGCCCCCTTCACCACAGCTTTGCGGCGCGGGTTCAAGCCAATCGCACCTGTCAGCACACGTTTGCGGGCGCTGCGGCCCAGGCCGCCAAGCGAAGGCGTCGCCTTTCTGCGCTCCAGCAGATCCACGCAATGGCTTGCTTTCGTCGCTTTGCCTATCTCGCGCGCCAGCTCTGCCGATTGGTTGTAACCGCGCTTCCACAATCGCCAGCGATGCAGCGGCACGGGCGCGATCAGCCAGCTATCGTCCATGAACGGCAGTTTCGGCAGCATCAATCCGGCCATCATCGGCGCAAGCGAGATGCGATTGCCATGCTTGAGCGACAGCACCAACTTGCGCGAGACATCGTTGTAGAGCGTGGCCGCAGCGATCCCGTCATGGCGCGGGGGCTCGGCAAGGCACGGCGCGCAGACAGAGCCCTCACCCACGCCATCGGCGAACGGTCGCGA harbors:
- the hisI gene encoding phosphoribosyl-AMP cyclohydrolase, with translation MSDVSSAERELGTAFLPKFDAHGLLIAIAVDSVSREILMVAYMDEEALAKTRETGLAHFHSRSRGKLWLKGETSGHFLRVQEMRVDCDQDALMLVVKPEGPACHTGARSCFYRQLEGDELRRIAE
- a CDS encoding ComF family protein — encoded protein: MPLSQALAPLVDLVFPPRCPLCGEGIAAQTGLCSRCWSELAIPGEPSCATCSRPFADGVGEGSVCAPCLAEPPRHDGIAAATLYNDVSRKLVLSLKHGNRISLAPMMAGLMLPKLPFMDDSWLIAPVPLHRWRLWKRGYNQSAELAREIGKATKASHCVDLLERRKATPSLGGLGRSARKRVLTGAIGLNPRRKAVVKGAKIVLVDDVMTSGATSDACVSTLKRAGAGKVVIACFARVLDEALDLT